From Chrysemys picta bellii isolate R12L10 chromosome 1, ASM1138683v2, whole genome shotgun sequence:
ctttttcctgacttgttgtagctaaattaggccccatcatattgtatgtatagttggggttattttttccaatgattcattactttacatttatccacattacatttcttttgccatttttttgcccaatcacttagttttgtgagatctttttgaagttcgtcacagtctgctttggtcttaactatcttgggcAGTtgagtatcatctgcaaactttgccacctcattgtttaccccgtTCTCCAGATCAtctatgaataagttgaataggattggttcgAGGActaacccttggggaacaccactagttacccctctccattctgttaccattaattcctaccctttgttccctgtcttttaaccagttaacaatccatgaaaggaccttcccttttaccccatgacagcttaatttacgtaagagccgttggtgaaggaccttgtcaaaggctttctggaaatctaagtacactatgcccactggatccctcttgtccacatgtttgttgaccacttcaaagaactctaatagatagTAAGAAAcgatttctctttacagaaaccatgttgacgtTTGCTCATCAGTttgtgtttttctatgtgtctgacaattttattcttaacgattgttttgactaatttgcccggtactgccGTTAGATTaatggtctgtaattgctgggatcacctctaaagccctttttaaatattggtgttatattagctaacttccagtcattgggtaaagaagccaatttaaaggacaggttacaaaccttaattaatagttccacaacttcacatttgagttctttcagaactcttgggtgaattccatctggtcccggtgacttgttactgttaactttatcaattaattccaaaacctcctctagtgacacttcaatctgtgacagttcctctgatttgtcacctacaaaagccggctcaggtttgggaatctccctaacatcctcagccgtgaagactgaagcaaagaatccatttagtttctccgcaattactttatcatctttaagtgttccttttgtatctcaatcatcaaggggccccactggttgtttagcaggcttcgtgcttctgatgtacttaaaaaacattttgttattacttttggagtttttggctagccgttcttcaaactcctctttggcttttcttattacattcttgcacttaatttggcagtgtttctatttgcctcactaggatttgacgtccactttttaaaggaagtctttctatctctcactgcttcttttacatggttattaagccacagtggctcttttttagttcttttactgtgtttcttaatttggggtctacattgaagttgggcatctattatggtgtctttaataAGTGCccaggcagcttgcagggatttcactttagtcactgtactttttaacttctgtttaactaatcccccccatttttgcatagttcccctttttgcaATTAAATGTCAGAGTGTTGGGCTATTCAGATGTTCttcccgccacagggatgttgaatgctattgtattatggtcactatttccaagcggtcctgttatagttacctcttggaccagcccctgtgctccactcaggactaaatctagagttgcctctccccttgtgtgttcccgtaccagctgctccatgaagcagtcatttcaagtgttgagaaattttatctctgcatttcgtcctgaagtgaaatgttcccagtcaatatggggataattgaattCCCCCACTATTatggagttcttaattttgatagcctctctaatttcccttagcatttcatcatcgctatcactgtcctggtcaggtggtagataatagatccctaatgttatattcttataagagcatgacatttctatccatagagattctatggaacatgcagatttgcttaagatttttacttcatttgattctacattttctttcacatatagtgccactcccccaccagcacgacctgttctgtccttccgatatattttataccccggaatgattgtgtcccattgattgtcctcagtccaccaggtttctgtgatgcctattatatcaatatcctcctttatcacgtggcactctagttcacccatctgattatttagacttctagcatttgtgtacaagcactttaaaaacttgtcactgtttatttgtctgcccttttctgatgtatcaggttcttttttatgtgaatgtttctcatctgatctggcccttacattatcctcctccatgcTCAGGCCCAGTGAAGCGCTATGTCAGCCCCGCTGtcgtgttttaagtgtagacaagccctcaagcagatcatccagaaaaacatccagtctggagtaagaactgagtaaaacctcaggagccagctgtgtgttaatgcacagaCACTGTCACCTCCACCTCTTGCAATTTAAAGCTTTGGCTGttagcagggcagggtggggagtgggtgttACCAGACTTTATCTACTgaaaagcatggaggtgctagggcTCCTCACTAGCAGAAATATGAAAATTTTTCAACCTGGCCAAGGCATCTTCTCCCCTAGCTTCATGCTAGAAGTCGGCTGAACTGTTATGcctcaaattttcaaaatttaattCCAGCGGAAGTAGACACCCAGCGTGGGAAATTTCAGGTTCATGTCTGGCAAACTTATACGCAACTGAAAATGAAGTGTTGTAATTGAAGGTGTCAGACAGACTTAACTATGCCATTAAAAATATGGAGGAACATTGCCACATAGATCAGGAGGCCATgcgttcaaactacagcatagcagatttagatttaGATTTAGATTTAATCTCAGATAAACTGCTCAAATGTAAGAAGAGGAGGATAATGTAACAGACGTCCAGGGGGTTAGAGTAGCTGATCCTTGCAGCCCCCTTCTAACCCTGTCACTCTTTGACTCCATGatataaaatcctagtgtagaccattACTGAAACACAAGTTATGGAGCTCAATActggagtaactgggtgaaatttcatGGCTTGTGTAATACAAAAGgccaatccatttgtgaatcccattcagctAAGCTCTTTGCTCCAATAATGTTTGTGGCAAGGAGTGGCATATCCACAGGCCAAATATGGACTATGTAAACAGTTTTCTTTTATCAATTTTATATCTTCAGAATTTCAATGTAATTGAACATTCTCCTGTTCGTGTGTTATGAGGCAGAATAAATATTCTGACGGgttgatcacagaaaccctcttgggaactgccaactgatgtgcaatattcataacttcgattacaaaaatgatacatgcatacaaataggattgataaattcagtagatcataacctctACAGacatatgttacatggcatgtgtagcataaaacataacccagttatgtcacatatatacccattcataagcatatttccataaaaccttAACTACTTTCTATAACAATAGATTCATAGGGTTCaaaatcagaagggaccatcagatcatccagtctgtATTACACAAggcattaaatttcacccagttaccccactATTGAGCTCCATAACTTGTATTTGGGTAAGACCTGGCCTACATTAGTATTTTATATCATGGAATCAAAGAGTGACAGGGTTAGAAAGGGTCTGCAAGGATCAGCTAGTCTAACCCCttaccaagatgcaggatttttgtgtctaaaccatcAAAGACAGATGACTATCCAGCCTCCTGTTGAAAACGTCAAGTGAAGGACTTTCCACAACCTGCCTGGGCGTCTGTTCCATTCTCCTCCTGTTCGTACAGTTGGGAAGTTTATCAGAGAttaaatctaaatctgctgtgctgtagtttgaacctctTACCTCTTGATCTATGTGGCAATGTTCCTGCATATGTttaatggcagcctttcaagtatctgaagactgctgtcatgtccccccttaatcctcccttttccaaactaaacatactcttttccttcagcctttgctcgtatggcttGCATTCAATCCTGTGGATCGACTTTGTCACTCTCATTTGGatacttttcagtttctctacatcTTTCCTTTATATTGGagacccaaactggacacaatactccagatgaggtctaaCCAGAGCCAAGAAAAGTGCTGCTATCCCCTCTcctgacttgcatgctatgcctctgttaatgcaaatgaaaattttatttactcttttttcctatagcaaaaaaaaaaatcacactcctgaGAGATATAGCAGGAGGTCTACCGAAGAATTCTTCATCGACCTAGgtaccacctctcagagaggtaGATTACGTACGCTGACAGGAGTACCCCCACCGAAGTACCCATGGTGCTGTTGGCAGTGGAAATGGGGTCACTGTTGAGGATAGCATCCAACTCCTTATAAAAATGGCAGGTCTGTGGCACAGCACCGGAGATACTGtttgcctccctggccttctggtacaTGTGCCGCAGCTCCTTCACCTttgctgtgcactgcagtgtgtcctgatcACAGCTCTTTTCCCACACGCTGCACAAAATCTGCCCTTTGCTATTGacattcctatggctggagcgcagctgggactgcacggcctcctctccccaaatactgAGTGGATCCAGCAGCTCCGCAGTGTCCCAAGCATAGAGCTGCCATGGCCACCTGGGAAGGTGTGATGTGAGCACTccacaccgagcaaacaggaagagggaTTTCAAAATCCCAGAGCCCTTaaatggggaggggcagaaagTGTTTACCTTGATGCAGGGGAGAGGAGTTGAAACTGTTCACCGGAGCACTCAGGATGGGCAATGTAGGACGCCTTCCAGAGGCCAGTTACAGTGATAAAAACAATCACAGgtttctacactggcactttgccaACCAAACTTTTGTGTAAAGCTATTGGCAAGGTGGTTGTGTTATGTCACTGAAACTGAGGAGTTCCGTCATTGAAAGTGGCTTTGCAGTGTGTAGACAACCACTGTTCCTTTGGCAAAAGCTGcttatttgcaaaaaaaaaaaaaaaaaacacatggcaATGTAGAAAAAGCCTAAGGAACAatgatggataaccagtatccacacttGTGTTTTCTACCGGTTCCTAGTAAGGTTTCCCACACCATGATGTGTAGGAATTATTGAACAGAGAGACCCATAAAATATGAAATTGACATTAGTAGGGTCAGTTCTTCAtaaatttttttctaaataatgACAATCTCATTTTTTCAATTGCAAAGAGCGACCAATATGCTCCCcccatgagaacagcctccagtagtgCATGTAGTTTTCATATTCACAAtgtctctccatccaggtatTTGTACTGCGACCATCACCCTAGACCCTGGGCACATAGAGGAAGTCAGGGGAACATACGGTGCCTGCAAGAGACACCATTCTGCCTCAAagttggacaccttctcccctatTCCATGTCAGAGTCCAACACAACCGagttcaccaacccctccaccttcatcctgctgggcattcctggcctggaggtggcccatgtctggatctccatccccttctgcaccatgtacatcatagccatcttggggaacttcaccatcctgttcatcgtgaagagggagccgagcctccatgagcccatgtactatttcctctgcatgctggttGTCAATGACTTGGTTATGCATACATCCATCCTGCCCAAAATGCTGGCAATTTTCTGGTTCAATTCTATGGAGAtcaatttcagtgcctgcctcacccagatgttcttcattCACTCCTTCTTACTGATGGAGTCTGGGATCCTCGTAGCCATGGCTttggatcgctacgtggccatctgccatcccctgagacattccaccatcctgacaaaccccCTGGTGGCCAAGATTGTTCTGGCTGTGGTGCTGCGTGGTTGCATAGTTGTATTGCCCATTCCCTTCCTGCTAAGGCAGTGGCCTTactgcagaaccaacatcatcccccagcCGTACTGCGCACACATAGCTGTGGTGAACCTGGCCTGTTCCGACACCCGTGTTAGTAGTTACTACGGCCTCTTTGTGCAATTCTGTGTGATGGGTCTGGATGGGATTTGTATCGGGGTGTCCTacacccagatcctcagggccatcttcatcCTCCCCACAAAAGACGCGCGGCTCAAGACTTTGGGGACCTGTGGCTCCCACCTATTTCTCATTTCAGCCTTTTACATCCCAGGTGTCATCATCTCCCTCATGAACAGATTTGCCCAAAATGTGCCCCTGAATTTCCATGTTCTCATTGGTACGATGTCTGTCTTGAtgccccccatgctaaaccccatcatctatggtgtgaggaccaaacagatccgggacaggctgctccgCCTCTTTACTCATAAAGAGACCTAAAGTTTTCTCCTGGTGATCTGGCTCTCAGACCGAGGtccgtgcagagctggctggtgatgtgGTGCTGGGCCCCCTTCCGTGAATCACTGACTGGCCAGTCAAAGTGACATTAAAccctttcctggccttgctgtgcTGTGTCAGCGTGACAAACTGAGGAATCTTTTTGTGTACAACTCAATGTCTCATAGGATTGCCACCTTTCTAAACACTGTAAACTGGACCTCTGAggccccacaccctgccctgcctaTTCCACAAGGCCCTGACCTCTGACCCACCTCTTTCCACAAGGCCGCTTCCGCTGTCCCATTTCTCCCACAAGGCCCCACTCCCTTCTCCACCTCTTACCCCAAAGCCCAACCCCTGTTACTCGCTCCCCTCCTCTCCAACCCCATCCACTTGCTAGATCATCTccaccttcctctcccctccagcgttggctccctctgctccggggctgggatgggatctgctgcagcctggcaaGTAACTGGCAGTGAGGACGTAGTGCTGGGTCCAACTGGCCATGCTGTAGCAGAGAGGGAAGCCAGGAAACTGTATAAAAAGAGCTGAGGGTTGGGAGCAGCGCTGTGATGCAGTAACAGCTTGTGGGCCCTAAAGTTCAGCTGTAAAGTCCTGAGGGCAGACACCTTTGTGATGCTTATTTCCTTAGCTTTCAGCGATTGTCTCaatttgcagtgggagaggtctaggttggatattaggaaacactatttcactaggagggtggtgaagcactggaatgggttacctggggagctggtggaatctccacccttagAAGTATTTAAGTACCAGCTTGACAAAACcatgggtgggatgatttagctggggttggtcctgatttgagcagggggttggactagatacctcctgaggtcccttccaatcctaatcttctatgatttgttCCTCCTTTCTGGGGATCTGTAgctggcagggttccagcaatAGGGATTGGCTGGGGGTCCTTTGCCCTGAGCCAGGCCTTGTGAGCAGGGCAAGGGATCAGCTCTGAAGCTAGGAGGACAGCAGGTGAGAGAGGCAGAAGGGTCAGCCCCTGTGTAAGCTGGGAAGGCGGGATGCTGGGCAGATGCCGGGGTGGCTGTGATAgctcatctgtaaaaggggaataCCTCCTGGGAGGAGTGAGCAATACTGTGTGTAGAACCTATCAACAGTAAATTCTGTCCATGTGTGACCATGGTTCAGTGGGACATGGCTGAGGGTGCCAAactcaggacaaactgctgacaTAGAAGGTAGACTCACCCCAGGATGGTGGTTATTCTATGATTGcattataccaagccagtaacaaacatAAACGTCTGTCTCACCGCACTGGTTAACTAGACACatcccagcccttggctccccaCCCGGACGCCAGACTCCATGGTGAGCAGTCAGTGAAAACCAATTTCCACCACACATAGGGGCCTTCTAATCTGAAGAGACCAGCCACTtatccaggtcaatatataactcagatcccaATAATCCCACTTCTGACATCCCTTTACCTatttaaaactaaaggtttaataataaaagaaaacagGAAGAGTTATAAATCAGATACATCCAAGTGGTTTTTCAGTGTTCAGAGATCAGCATCACagaagtgatggaataaactgatagcttgcaaaagtctctcttgAAATAACCAAAGCAGGTTGGGGGTCATTAGTCCTTGTTCAGAGCTTCCTTGTTAGAAACCCAGTGCAGCGAAGTGAAGACAATACAGAGATGTCTCGGAGGACCTTTTATAGCCTCTGCCCTGTGCTTGGAATTTTactctcccaaacaaagcccaTACCAGTACATCACCAATATTAATAACATC
This genomic window contains:
- the LOC135972417 gene encoding olfactory receptor 52K2-like, yielding MSESNTTEFTNPSTFILLGIPGLEVAHVWISIPFCTMYIIAILGNFTILFIVKREPSLHEPMYYFLCMLVVNDLVMHTSILPKMLAIFWFNSMEINFSACLTQMFFIHSFLLMESGILVAMALDRYVAICHPLRHSTILTNPLVAKIVLAVVLRGCIVVLPIPFLLRQWPYCRTNIIPQPYCAHIAVVNLACSDTRVSSYYGLFVQFCVMGLDGICIGVSYTQILRAIFILPTKDARLKTLGTCGSHLFLISAFYIPGVIISLMNRFAQNVPLNFHVLIGTMSVLMPPMLNPIIYGVRTKQIRDRLLRLFTHKET